A region of Hevea brasiliensis isolate MT/VB/25A 57/8 unplaced genomic scaffold, ASM3005281v1 Scaf338, whole genome shotgun sequence DNA encodes the following proteins:
- the LOC131177137 gene encoding probable leucine-rich repeat receptor-like protein kinase At1g35710, with the protein MALIKQLPFILTIFIVLLFSSNVVLASASSAVQTKGQEAESLLKWKDSLDEPTNCLLCSWNFVPRNSTSSDPKTDISSSPCQWIGIACDESGNVIYINVSFSGLRGTLQSFNFSSFPSLERLDLSHNFLHGSIPSRISNLSKLIYLDLAVNNFSGNIPSEIGMLKSLVVLVFSQNNLTGPIPASIENLIELSLLDLHHNKLSASIPQEIGKLRSLNVTLLSHNKLTGQLPASIGNLGKLTILHLHDNRLSGSIPREIGMLTSLNVLALTNNSLTGPIPATVGNLKRLTWLYIANNKLSGFIPKELGSLTCLSELSLHSNSLQGPIPASIGNLSNLKFLDLGFNNLSGSIPPEVLLLKSLDRIGLNDNGLTGSIPTSIANLGSMRFLYLYDNHLSGPIPQELGKLQSLIELDLSTNDLSGPIPPAIGNLSNLTLLYLHKNMLSGSIPSTIGNLTKLRELELSINHFSGQIPPEVGKLKYLTDLRLFMNNLSGPIPQEINNFTSLKSLQLADNMLSGHVPQNICLGGVLEIFVIGNNSFVGSIPKSLKNCTSLIRVKLERNQLDGHISEDFGIYPNLKFIDLSYNNLHGELSNNWGHCHNLTFLKFSNNRISGGIPPEVGKANQLQVLDLSTNCLVGKIPKELGELKLLFNLKLNNNKLSGNIPSEIGMLSKLTDLSLAANDLRGPIPELKDCSKLQLLNLSKNRLSESVPFQVGRFLFLQDLDLSHNLLEGEIPSELGYLLDLETLNLSHNELSGSIPSTFNEMLSLTIVDISFNQLEGPLPNNKAFSWAPIVALSNNKGLCGNNSGFKACPCTKISGMCRKDGNKAIVFIAVSLSSTLVLLFVISGVLAIVGKRARKIDEAKEAGNENIFSTCSYDGKMVHENIIAATEGFNSKYCIGVGGCGTVYRVELPTGQVVAVKKLHQFEGSEISNLKAFTSEICALTNIKHRNIVKLHGFCLHSQHSYLVYEFLGGGSLGKILQKRVKAEELKWIARLNIVKGVASALSYMHHDCSPPIVHRDISSNNILMDLEQEAYISDFGTARFLMLDSTHWTSFAGTFGYLAPELAYSMEANEKGDVYSFGVVSLEVIMGRHPGDIIMSLSTSTLSDTCQILLKDILDQRLPLPTNKEAAEVVSIVKLAFACLHANPGSRPTMQQVSQKLSVKVRALWKPLRMLTLGELL; encoded by the exons ATGGCACTAATTAAACAATTGCCTTTCATCCTTACTATCTTCATTGTACTATTATTTTCTTCGAATGTTGTCTTAGCTTCTGCTTCTTCAGCGGTCCAGACAAAAGGACAAGAAGCAGAATCTCTTCTCAAATGGAAAGACAGCCTTGATGAGCCCACTAATTGCCTCCTTTGCTCTTGGAATTTTGTTCCTCGCAATTCCACTTCTTCTGACCCCAAAACTGACATCAGTAGTTCCCCTTGCCAGTGGATTGGGATCGCTTGTGATGAGTCTGGAAATGTCATATATATAAACGTTTCCTTCAGTGGTTTAAGAGGTACTTTACAATCCTTTAACTTCTCATCTTTCCCTAGCCTTGAGCGTCTTGATCTTTCTCACAACTTTCTCCATGGAAGCATTCCTTCCCGCATCAGTAACCTTTCCAAGCTCATCTATCTAGACTTGGCTGTCAATAATTTCTCTGGTAATATACCATCTGAGATAGGGATGTTAAAATCTCTCGTTGTGCTTGTTTTTTCTCAAAACAATCTGACAGGTCCTATTCCTGCTTCTATAGAAAACTTGATTGAACTAAGTCTTCTAGACCTTCATCATAATAAACTTTCTGCTTCAATCCCACAGGAAATTGGGAAGTTGAGGTCACTCAATGTTACTCTTTTGTCTCACAATAAGCTCACAGGTCAACTTCCTGCTTCCATAGGAAATTTGGGCAAACTTACTATCCTGCACCTTCATGACAACAGACTTTCTGGTTCAATTCCTAGGGAAATTGGTATGTTAACGTCCCTTAATGTGCTTGCTTTGACAAACAACAGTCTCACAGGTCCTATTCCGGCAACTGTAGGAAACCTGAAAAGATTAACTTGGCTTTACATTGCAAACAACAAGCTTAGTGGATTCATTCCTAAGGAATTAGGATCACTAACCTGTCTTAGTGAGCTTTCTTTGCATTCTAATAGTCTTCAAGGTCCAATCCCTGCTTCTATAGGAAACTTGAGCAACCTAAAATTTTTAGACCttggtttcaacaacctttcagGATCCATCCCTCCAGAAGTTCTATTGCTGAAATCCCTAGACCGGATTGGATTGAATGACAATGGGTTGACAGGTTCAATTCCTACTTCCATTGCAAATTTAGGCAGTATGAGATTTCTGTACCTTTATGATAATCATCTTTCTGGACCTATCCCTCAAGAATTAGGAAAGCTGCAATCTCTTATTGAGCTTGACCTGTCAACAAACGATCTCAGCGGTCCCATCCCTCCTGCTATAGGAAATTTGAGCAACTTAACTCTTCTGTACCTTCATAAGAACATGCTTTCTGGATCAATTCCTTCCACCATAGGGAACTTAACCAAGCTCAGAGAGTTGGAACTATCAatcaatcatttttctggccaaatTCCTCCAGAAGTAGGAAAACTCAAGTACCTTACCGACCTTAGGTTGTTCATGAATAATCTTAGTGGCCCAATCCCtcaagaaataaataattttacatctttaaaatcattgcaattggctgacaATATGTTGTCTGGACATGTACCTCAAAACATATGCCTTGGTGGAGTACTTGAAATTTTTGTCATAGGTAATAATAGTTTTGTGGGTTCCATACCAAAAAGCTTGAAGAACTGCACAAGCTTAATCAGAGTTAAGCTTGAAAGAAATCAACTGGATGGGCACATATCAGAAGATTTTGGCATATACCCAAACTTAAAATTCATCGATCTGAGCTACAATAATTTGCATGGTGAGCTTTCAAACAATTGGGGGCATTGTCATAATTTAACATTCTTGAAATTTTCCAACAATAGAATTTCTGGTGGGATACCACCCGAGGTTGGGAAAGCAAATCAATTGCAGGTACTTGACCTCTCCACAAATTGTCTGGTAGGGAAGATTCCCAAGGAACTAGGGGAATTGAAGTTGTTGTTCAATCTTAAATTGAACAATAACAAACTTTCAGGTAATATTCCCTCGGAAATTGGAATGTTATCCAAGCTTACTGATCTTAGCCTTGCGGCAAATGATCTCAGAGGACCAATTCCAGAACTGAAAGACTGCTCAAAACTGCAGTTATTGAACTTAAGCAAAAACAGGCTCAGTGAAAGTGTTCCATTTCAAGTGGGCAGGTTCCTCTTTCTTCAAGACCTTGACCTAAGTCACAATTTGCTTGAAGGAGAGATACCATCGGAGCTTGGATATTTGCTTGACTTAGAGACGTTAAACCTTTCCCATAATGAACTCTCAGGCTCCATCCCATCCACTTTCAATGAAATGTTGAGCTTAACTATTGTTGATATCTCCTTCAATCAATTGGAGGGTCCACTTCCCAACAACAAAGCCTTCAGCTGGGCACCAATAGTAGCATTGTCTAATAATAAAGGTTTATGTGGCAACAATTCTGGTTTTAAAGCTTGCCCTTGTACAAAGATCAGCGGAATGTGCAGAAAAGATGGCAACAAAGCAATTGTCTTTATCGCAGTTTCTCTTTCTAGCACCTTAGTCCTCTTATTTGTCATTTCTGGAGTTCTTGCTATTGTTGGCAAAAGAGCCAGGAAAATAGATGAAGCCAAAGAAGCAGGAAATGAAAATATATTTTCAACATGCAGCTATGATGGGAAAATGGTGCACGAAAATATAATTGCAGCAACGGAGGGATTCAACTCCAAATATTGTATTGGAGTGGGAGGATGTGGAACTGTTTACAGAGTGGAGCTTCCAACTGGTCAAGTTGTCGCTGTGAAGAAGCTTCACCAATTTGAGGGGAGTGAAATATCCAATCTAAAGGCTTTTACAAGTGAAATTTGTGCATTAACCAACATAAAACACCGAAATATTGTGAAGCTCCATGGCTTCTGTTTACATTCACAACACTCATATTTGGTTTATGAGTTCCTTGGAGGAGGAAGCTTGGGAAAGATACTTCAGAAGAGGGTAAAAGCCGAGGAGTTGAAATGGATCGCGAGACTAAATATTGTGAAAGGGGTCGCCAGTGCCTTATCCTATATGCACCATGACTGCTCACCTCCTATTGTTCACCGTGACATATCAAGCAACAATATATTGATGGATTTGGAGCAAGAAGCTTACATCTCTGACTTTGGTACAGCAAGGTTTTTGATGCTAGACTCAACCCATTGGACATCTTTTGCTGGTACCTTTGGATATTTGGCTCCAG AACTTGCCTACAGCATGGAAGCAAATGAGAAGGGTGACGTGTATAGCTTTGGAGTGGTATCACTGGAAGTGATCATGGGAAGGCATCCAGGGGATATAATTATGTCTCTATCAACATCAACACTGTCAGATACCTGCCAAATTCTCCTGAAAGATATATTGGACCAACGCCTTCCACTACCCACAAATAAAGAAGCAGCAGAAGTAGTTTCTATTGTGAAATTAGCATTTGCTTGTCTCCATGCCAATCCAGGGTCTCGGCCAACCATGCAACAAGTATCACAAAAACTATCAGTGAAAGTACGAGCTCTATGGAAGCCCTTGCGAATGCTTACTTTAGGAGAGCTTTTGTAa